In one window of Pseudooceanicola aestuarii DNA:
- the thrS gene encoding threonine--tRNA ligase, which translates to MAQISLKFPDGNTKAVPQGITPAEVAADISKSLAKKAISATVNGAHHDLQWPIDADAEIAIHTMQDDAPALELIRHDLAHIMARAVQELWPDVKVTIGPVRDAGWFYDFDREEPFTPEDLGAIEAKMKEIINARDPVRTEVWDRARAIQHYKDAGEPFKVELIERIPGDEPIRMYWHGDWQDLCRGPHLQHTGQVPADAFKLMHVAGAYWLGDSSRPMLQRIYGVAFRNRNDLKAHLTMLEEAAKRDHRKLGREMDLFHMQEEAPGQIFWHADGWKIYTTLQDYMRRKQEKGGYVEVNTPQVVNRKLWEASGHWDNYQEHMFIVEVDEEHAREKTVNALKPMNCPCHVQIFNHGLKSYRDLPLRMAEFGSCARYEPSGALHGIMRVRGFTQDDAHIFCTPDQIEAETRKFIEFLADIYAELGFTDWSVKLSTRPDKRIGSEEEWDRVEAALGNATRAAGYDYTINEGEGAFYGPKLEFVLTDAIGRDWQCGTFQVDPNLPERLGASYIGADGEKHRPVMLHRAVVGSFERFLGILIENYSGKLPLWLAPRQVVVAAIVSDADEYCETVAARLRAAGIRAETDLRNEKINYKVREHSVGKVPYILACGMKEVEEGTVSTRKLGEKQTRTQTVDEIVAQLVDEARAPDLR; encoded by the coding sequence ATGGCTCAGATCTCCCTCAAATTTCCTGACGGCAATACGAAGGCGGTCCCGCAAGGGATCACCCCGGCGGAAGTTGCCGCCGATATCTCCAAGTCGCTGGCCAAGAAGGCGATCAGCGCCACCGTGAACGGGGCGCATCACGATCTGCAATGGCCCATCGACGCGGATGCGGAGATCGCCATTCACACCATGCAGGACGACGCCCCCGCGCTGGAGCTGATCCGTCATGATCTGGCGCATATCATGGCCCGCGCGGTGCAGGAGCTGTGGCCCGACGTCAAAGTCACCATCGGCCCGGTGCGGGATGCCGGCTGGTTCTACGATTTCGACCGGGAAGAACCGTTCACCCCCGAGGATCTGGGCGCCATCGAGGCCAAGATGAAGGAAATCATCAACGCCCGCGACCCCGTCCGAACCGAAGTCTGGGACCGCGCCCGCGCGATCCAGCATTACAAGGATGCGGGCGAGCCGTTCAAGGTGGAGCTGATCGAACGCATCCCCGGCGATGAGCCGATCCGCATGTACTGGCACGGCGACTGGCAGGATCTGTGCCGTGGCCCGCACCTTCAACATACCGGCCAGGTCCCCGCCGATGCGTTCAAGCTGATGCATGTCGCCGGCGCCTATTGGCTGGGCGACAGTTCCCGCCCGATGCTGCAACGGATCTACGGTGTGGCCTTCCGCAACCGCAACGACCTGAAGGCCCACCTGACCATGCTGGAGGAGGCCGCCAAACGCGACCACCGCAAGCTGGGCCGGGAGATGGATCTGTTCCACATGCAGGAGGAAGCGCCGGGCCAGATCTTCTGGCACGCGGACGGCTGGAAGATCTACACGACCTTGCAGGACTACATGCGCCGCAAGCAGGAAAAGGGCGGCTATGTGGAGGTCAACACCCCCCAGGTCGTCAACCGCAAGCTGTGGGAGGCCTCGGGCCACTGGGACAATTACCAGGAGCACATGTTCATCGTCGAGGTGGACGAGGAACATGCCCGCGAAAAGACGGTCAACGCGCTCAAGCCGATGAACTGCCCCTGCCACGTGCAGATCTTCAACCACGGGCTGAAATCCTATCGCGACCTGCCGCTGCGGATGGCGGAGTTCGGCTCCTGCGCGCGGTACGAGCCCTCGGGCGCGTTGCATGGCATCATGCGGGTGCGCGGCTTTACCCAGGATGACGCGCATATTTTCTGCACCCCCGATCAGATCGAGGCGGAAACCCGGAAGTTCATCGAATTCCTGGCCGATATCTACGCCGAACTGGGCTTTACCGACTGGTCGGTGAAACTGTCCACCCGCCCGGACAAACGGATCGGCAGCGAAGAGGAATGGGATCGGGTGGAAGCAGCCCTGGGCAACGCCACCCGCGCGGCAGGATACGATTACACGATCAACGAGGGCGAAGGCGCCTTTTACGGGCCCAAGCTGGAATTCGTCCTGACCGATGCCATCGGCCGGGATTGGCAATGCGGCACGTTCCAGGTGGATCCCAACCTGCCGGAACGGCTGGGCGCCTCCTATATCGGTGCCGACGGGGAAAAACACCGCCCCGTCATGCTGCACCGCGCTGTCGTCGGCTCGTTCGAGCGGTTCCTGGGTATCCTGATAGAGAACTATTCCGGCAAGCTGCCGCTGTGGCTGGCGCCCCGGCAGGTGGTCGTGGCCGCGATCGTGTCGGATGCGGATGAGTATTGCGAAACCGTCGCCGCGCGCCTGCGCGCCGCCGGGATCCGGGCCGAAACCGACCTGCGGAACGAGAAGATCAACTACAAGGTCCGCGAACATTCCGTCGGCAAGGTGCCCTATATCCTGGCCTGCGGCATGAAGGAGGTGGAGGAGGGCACCGTCTCCACCCGCAAACTGGGGGAAAAGCAGACCCGCACCCAGACCGTGGACGAGATCGTCGCCCAGCTGGTTGACGAAGCCAGGGCGCCCGACCTGCGCTGA
- a CDS encoding tyrosine recombinase XerC, which produces MSLISPAARDALQSWLEGERALRGRAEATITAYAADVGEFLAFIAIHRGGAAGLAPLAEVGTSDMRAWMAQLRQGNLGKRSLARKVSAVRGFYRYLSEREGFDATAVLSTRTPRYQRKLPRPVAEDTARDLLQIVGEQDHRPWVAARDVAVVTLLYGCGLRISEALSLRGADLPMGVSLRITGKGGKERVVPVIAPARDAVDRYLALSPWPLEGDDPVFRGIKGGALSARAIQSVMAQVRAQMGLPASATPHAMRHSFATHLLNAGGDLRAIQELLGHASLSTTQAYTAVDNARLMDVYRKAHPRA; this is translated from the coding sequence ATGAGCCTGATCTCTCCCGCGGCGCGAGACGCGCTCCAGTCCTGGCTGGAGGGGGAGCGCGCATTGCGCGGCCGGGCGGAGGCCACGATCACCGCCTATGCCGCCGACGTGGGCGAATTCCTGGCCTTCATCGCGATCCACCGGGGCGGCGCCGCCGGGCTTGCCCCGCTGGCGGAGGTCGGGACCTCGGACATGCGGGCCTGGATGGCGCAGCTGCGGCAGGGCAACCTGGGCAAGCGGTCGCTGGCGCGCAAGGTCTCTGCCGTGCGCGGCTTCTACCGCTACCTGTCAGAGCGGGAGGGCTTCGACGCAACCGCCGTCCTCTCCACCCGCACCCCCCGCTATCAGCGCAAACTGCCCCGCCCGGTGGCCGAGGATACGGCCCGCGATCTGTTGCAGATCGTCGGCGAGCAGGATCACCGGCCCTGGGTGGCGGCGCGCGACGTGGCGGTGGTGACTCTGCTCTATGGCTGCGGGTTGCGGATTTCAGAGGCGCTGTCGCTGCGCGGCGCCGACCTGCCGATGGGCGTCTCGCTGCGGATCACCGGCAAGGGGGGCAAGGAACGCGTGGTGCCGGTCATCGCCCCGGCACGCGACGCGGTGGACCGCTATCTGGCGCTGTCGCCCTGGCCGCTGGAGGGGGATGACCCGGTGTTTCGCGGCATCAAGGGCGGCGCCCTGTCGGCCCGCGCGATCCAGTCGGTAATGGCTCAGGTGCGCGCCCAGATGGGCTTGCCCGCCAGTGCCACCCCCCATGCAATGCGCCATTCCTTCGCCACCCACCTGCTGAACGCGGGCGGCGATCTGCGGGCCATTCAGGAATTGCTGGGCCATGCCTCCCTGTCCACGACTCAGGCCTATACCGCCGTGGACAACGCCCGGCTGATGGATGTCTACCGCAAGGCGCACCCCCGCGCCTGA
- a CDS encoding DoxX family membrane protein, with amino-acid sequence MTDPTQPLSRMEPILPLLARFLFAAVLLPYYWASAMTKTGAGLLGVFSPSLGAYAQIFPRQMEAAGYDASQLGLLQWAVVVAGTLAEFILPALIVLGLLTRLSALAMIGFVTVQTLTDLYGHGGIAHAETLGAWFDRAPDGLILDQRGLWFLLLMLLVVKGGGALSLDALLFRNAVSAHPADRRPAPAAPRPRRS; translated from the coding sequence ATGACCGACCCGACGCAACCGCTCTCCCGGATGGAACCGATCCTGCCCCTGCTGGCACGGTTCCTGTTTGCCGCTGTCTTGCTGCCCTATTACTGGGCCTCCGCCATGACCAAGACGGGCGCGGGGCTGCTGGGCGTCTTCTCGCCCTCGCTGGGGGCCTATGCACAGATCTTTCCCCGCCAGATGGAAGCCGCGGGCTACGATGCCAGCCAGCTGGGTCTGCTACAATGGGCGGTGGTGGTGGCCGGCACTCTGGCCGAATTCATCCTGCCCGCCCTGATCGTGCTGGGTCTGCTGACGCGGCTGTCGGCGTTGGCAATGATCGGCTTTGTCACCGTGCAGACCCTGACGGATCTGTATGGTCACGGTGGCATCGCCCACGCCGAGACGCTGGGCGCGTGGTTCGACCGGGCGCCCGACGGGCTGATCCTGGATCAACGCGGGCTGTGGTTTCTGCTGCTGATGCTGCTGGTGGTCAAGGGCGGCGGCGCCCTGTCGCTGGACGCGCTGCTGTTCAGAAATGCGGTTTCGGCTCATCCGGCTGACCGGCGGCCAGCGCCAGCAGCGCCGCGACCACGCAGAAGCTGA
- a CDS encoding DUF2177 family protein, with translation MTPVALYLVTAVLFLAVDAIMLKTVLRPVFEAHLGEALLDDLRLGPAALFYLFYVGGLVWFVSLPALREGAVGQAFLNGALLGALAYGTYEFTNFATLRDWSWKLVLLDLTWGTLLTGGAAAAGVALLRLAGRAG, from the coding sequence ATGACCCCTGTTGCCCTCTATCTCGTGACCGCCGTGCTGTTCCTGGCTGTCGATGCGATCATGCTGAAGACCGTGCTGCGCCCAGTGTTCGAGGCACATCTGGGCGAGGCCCTGCTGGACGATCTGCGGCTGGGACCGGCGGCGCTGTTTTACCTGTTCTACGTCGGCGGGCTTGTCTGGTTCGTCTCCCTTCCCGCGCTGCGGGAGGGCGCGGTGGGGCAGGCGTTCCTGAACGGGGCGCTGCTGGGCGCGCTGGCCTATGGCACCTATGAATTCACAAATTTCGCCACCCTGCGGGACTGGTCGTGGAAACTGGTGCTGCTGGACCTGACCTGGGGCACCCTGCTGACCGGCGGAGCGGCGGCGGCGGGTGTTGCGCTGCTGCGTCTGGCGGGGCGCGCGGGGTGA
- a CDS encoding DUF2282 domain-containing protein, whose amino-acid sequence MSNSTKTAAIAGAFAAALAAQVATPAHAAENVKCYGVSLAGENDCAAGPGTTCAGTSKVDYQGNAWTLVQDGTCESDSPTLADGTSMMLPDGKMGSLAALERDLPMEG is encoded by the coding sequence ATGTCCAATTCGACCAAGACCGCCGCCATCGCGGGTGCCTTCGCCGCTGCCCTCGCCGCCCAGGTGGCCACCCCCGCCCATGCCGCAGAGAACGTGAAATGCTACGGCGTGTCGCTGGCCGGAGAGAACGATTGCGCCGCCGGGCCGGGCACGACCTGTGCCGGCACCTCCAAGGTGGATTACCAGGGCAACGCCTGGACACTCGTTCAGGACGGCACCTGCGAAAGCGACAGCCCGACCCTGGCCGACGGCACCAGCATGATGCTGCCCGACGGCAAGATGGGCAGCCTGGCCGCGCTGGAACGCGACCTGCCGATGGAGGGCTGA
- a CDS encoding DUF692 domain-containing protein, translating to MFDTPQPCLPALPGVGYKAQHYLDILSNPAPVGWLEIHAENYMGDGGRPIAQLRHLAERFPISVHGVGLSIGGEAPLDPDHLARLKQLCDWLDPASFSEHLAWSTHEGAFLNDLLPLPYTAATLTRVADHIDQVQENLGRRMLLENPSSYLAFADSEMTETDFLREITRRTGCGLLLDVNNVFVSATNLGLDARDYVADFPMDAVGEIHLGGHDEDADDAGRPLLIDSHGAEVADPVWSLLDLVLDQAGPRPVLIEWDTDVPSWPVLAAEARRAERALARIPA from the coding sequence ATGTTCGACACGCCCCAACCCTGTCTGCCCGCCCTGCCCGGCGTCGGATACAAGGCGCAGCACTACCTGGATATCCTGTCGAATCCCGCGCCCGTCGGCTGGCTGGAAATCCACGCCGAGAACTACATGGGCGATGGCGGGCGCCCGATCGCCCAACTGCGGCACCTGGCGGAGCGGTTCCCCATTTCGGTCCATGGCGTCGGCCTGTCGATCGGCGGCGAGGCACCTCTTGATCCCGACCACCTGGCCCGACTGAAACAACTGTGCGACTGGCTGGACCCGGCCAGCTTTTCCGAACATCTGGCCTGGTCGACCCATGAGGGGGCCTTTCTGAACGATCTCCTGCCGCTGCCTTATACCGCCGCCACGCTGACCCGCGTCGCCGATCATATCGACCAGGTGCAGGAAAACCTGGGCCGCCGGATGCTGCTGGAGAACCCGTCCTCCTACCTGGCCTTCGCCGACAGCGAGATGACAGAGACCGATTTCCTGCGCGAGATCACCCGACGCACCGGCTGTGGCCTGTTGCTGGACGTGAACAACGTCTTCGTCTCGGCCACCAACCTTGGCCTGGACGCGCGCGATTACGTGGCCGATTTTCCGATGGACGCCGTGGGCGAGATCCACCTTGGCGGCCATGACGAGGATGCCGACGATGCCGGCCGCCCCCTGTTGATCGACAGCCACGGGGCAGAGGTGGCAGACCCGGTCTGGAGCCTGCTGGACCTAGTGCTGGACCAGGCCGGACCACGCCCTGTGCTGATCGAATGGGACACCGACGTGCCCAGCTGGCCGGTCCTGGCGGCAGAGGCAAGGCGCGCCGAACGTGCCCTGGCGCGGATACCCGCATGA
- a CDS encoding cold-shock protein, whose translation MPTGTVKWFNTTKGYGFIAPEGGGKDVFVHISAVERSGLTGLADNQKVGYELAEGRDGREMASDLTLL comes from the coding sequence ATGCCGACGGGCACCGTCAAATGGTTCAATACGACTAAAGGCTACGGCTTCATCGCCCCCGAAGGTGGCGGCAAGGACGTTTTCGTCCACATCTCGGCTGTGGAGCGATCGGGGCTGACCGGCCTCGCCGACAATCAGAAGGTGGGCTACGAACTGGCCGAAGGGCGTGACGGCCGCGAAATGGCCAGCGATCTGACACTTCTGTAA
- a CDS encoding dihydrofolate reductase has product MLALVAARSRNGAIGKEGTIPWHAPEDLRAFSRETLGGAIIMGRRTWNSLPATPLKNRLNIVISSDPDCAPLVFANLDAAMEHARDQGYFRLYGIGGAGIYQALLPQADRLLVTDVDVDVPDADTFFPEIGPEWVVAHSRVIQTEAPRCTLREWVRKD; this is encoded by the coding sequence ATGCTGGCGCTGGTGGCCGCCCGATCGCGCAACGGCGCCATAGGGAAGGAGGGTACGATCCCCTGGCACGCGCCCGAGGATCTGCGCGCTTTTTCCAGGGAGACGCTGGGCGGGGCGATCATCATGGGGCGGCGCACCTGGAACAGCCTGCCGGCCACGCCGCTGAAGAACCGGTTGAACATCGTCATTTCCTCGGATCCCGATTGCGCGCCACTGGTCTTTGCCAACCTGGATGCGGCGATGGAACATGCGCGGGACCAGGGGTATTTCCGTCTCTATGGCATTGGCGGTGCGGGGATCTACCAGGCGTTGCTGCCGCAGGCCGACCGGCTGCTGGTGACGGATGTGGATGTCGATGTGCCAGATGCCGACACGTTCTTTCCCGAGATCGGCCCTGAATGGGTCGTGGCCCACAGCCGCGTCATCCAGACCGAGGCGCCGCGCTGCACCCTGCGCGAATGGGTGCGAAAAGACTGA
- a CDS encoding ArsC/Spx/MgsR family protein — protein MTTGSVPILVYGLKTCDTTRACVKAIENAELVDVQAQGVPAALLARAEKRFGAALLNARSTTWRGLDAEERARPPLDLLAEYPKLMKRPLIIRGDDLYLGWTDDTRTALTASADI, from the coding sequence ATGACCACCGGCTCTGTCCCTATTCTCGTCTACGGGCTGAAAACCTGTGACACGACGCGCGCCTGCGTGAAAGCGATTGAAAACGCTGAACTTGTAGATGTGCAGGCGCAGGGGGTGCCGGCCGCATTGCTGGCCCGGGCGGAAAAGCGGTTCGGCGCGGCGCTGCTCAATGCGCGGTCGACGACATGGCGCGGGCTGGACGCCGAGGAGCGCGCGCGGCCACCGCTGGACTTGTTGGCGGAATACCCCAAGCTGATGAAACGCCCCCTTATCATTCGGGGCGACGATCTCTATCTGGGGTGGACAGACGACACCCGCACCGCCCTGACGGCATCAGCGGACATTTGA
- a CDS encoding DNA-binding domain-containing protein — MTSPQAAFRTAVLNPQAPVPEGLTDGQGGSAGRRFAVYRNNVAVSLTDALLEGFPALTALLGRDNMRTLAGRFLRDCPPTTPLMSRYGTDLPEYLRDFAPLAHVGSLPDLARLELALRQSYHAADHSPADPDRLGALDGADLARARLRLAPSLRLIRSDWPVHDIRLHALDPAHPAPARQAQDIVVLRPAYDPQPRLLPPGGGAFLAAVLDGVPLATALETAMAEAPDFDLTALLSLLLGAGALTDVEITP, encoded by the coding sequence ATGACCAGCCCGCAAGCCGCGTTCCGCACGGCCGTGCTGAACCCGCAGGCGCCAGTTCCCGAGGGGCTGACCGATGGCCAGGGTGGCAGCGCCGGTCGCCGCTTTGCCGTGTATCGCAACAATGTCGCCGTGAGCCTGACCGACGCCCTGCTGGAAGGATTTCCGGCCCTGACCGCGCTTCTGGGGCGCGACAACATGCGAACCCTGGCGGGGCGGTTCCTGCGGGATTGTCCGCCGACCACGCCGCTGATGTCGCGCTACGGCACGGACCTGCCCGAATATCTGCGCGATTTCGCGCCGCTGGCGCATGTGGGGTCGCTGCCCGACCTGGCGCGGCTGGAACTGGCGCTGCGCCAATCCTACCACGCCGCCGACCACAGCCCCGCCGATCCCGACCGGCTGGGCGCGCTGGACGGCGCCGACCTGGCACGCGCGCGGCTGCGGCTGGCGCCGTCCTTGCGGCTGATCCGGTCCGATTGGCCGGTGCATGACATCCGCCTGCACGCGCTGGACCCGGCGCATCCCGCCCCCGCACGCCAGGCCCAGGACATCGTGGTCCTGCGCCCCGCCTACGACCCTCAGCCCCGGCTGCTACCGCCCGGTGGCGGCGCCTTCCTGGCCGCTGTTCTGGACGGTGTCCCCCTTGCCACCGCGCTGGAAACCGCCATGGCCGAGGCACCGGATTTCGACCTGACCGCCCTGCTGTCCCTGCTGCTGGGCGCCGGCGCCCTGACCGATGTGGAGATCACGCCATGA
- a CDS encoding MFS transporter gives MTKASNRSPVRALFARITGASLTQAASAPRQEARNGLRHVGSLALTKVADGLIDPKLVLSWLLSALGAPAVYVGALVPIREAGALLPQILLAGGLARMGRRKWMWAAGSAVQGSAALGIAAAGLWLDGAAAGLAICLLLAVLALARAACSVSFKDILGKTVEETRRGAVTGLAGSVASVAVVGFALLLMSGLLQDRGAVLAAIALAGIFWLMAALLFATLEEQRSHPARDRRPALLAPLRQDARLRRFVLVRGLLVSTALAPPYLVILAGGEDGAVLGRLGALVLASAFASLVSSYVWGRLADLSSRRVLAASGFGGGMAMAAMLALHGLGLGAAAWAGPVVLFVLMIAYHGVRQGRSVYLVDMAPEDARSRYTAVANTLIGGLLLVSGVFGGGLSLIGPAWALAGFAALALCGGVLALALLEEVETQG, from the coding sequence ATGACCAAAGCCAGCAATCGCAGCCCTGTCCGGGCGCTCTTCGCACGGATCACGGGCGCCAGCCTGACGCAGGCCGCCAGCGCCCCCCGGCAAGAGGCTCGCAACGGGCTGCGCCATGTCGGGTCGCTGGCCCTGACGAAGGTGGCCGACGGTTTGATTGATCCGAAGCTTGTCCTCAGCTGGCTGTTGTCTGCCCTGGGGGCGCCCGCCGTTTATGTCGGGGCGCTGGTGCCGATCCGGGAGGCAGGTGCCCTGCTGCCGCAGATCCTGCTGGCCGGCGGGCTGGCGCGGATGGGCCGGCGCAAATGGATGTGGGCGGCGGGATCGGCGGTGCAGGGTTCGGCCGCGCTGGGCATCGCGGCGGCGGGGCTGTGGCTGGACGGGGCGGCGGCGGGGCTGGCGATCTGCCTGCTGCTGGCCGTGCTGGCGCTGGCGCGTGCCGCGTGTTCGGTCTCGTTCAAGGACATCCTGGGCAAGACGGTAGAGGAGACGCGGCGCGGCGCGGTTACCGGATTGGCAGGGTCTGTCGCTTCGGTGGCGGTGGTAGGCTTTGCGCTGCTGCTGATGTCGGGCCTGTTGCAGGACCGGGGCGCGGTGCTGGCGGCGATCGCGTTGGCCGGGATCTTCTGGCTGATGGCCGCGCTGCTGTTCGCGACGCTGGAGGAACAGCGCAGCCACCCCGCCCGCGACAGACGGCCCGCGCTGCTGGCGCCGCTACGGCAGGACGCCCGGCTGCGCCGCTTCGTGCTGGTGCGGGGGCTGCTGGTCTCCACCGCGCTGGCGCCGCCGTATCTGGTGATTCTTGCTGGCGGCGAAGACGGAGCCGTCCTTGGCCGGTTGGGGGCGCTGGTGCTGGCCTCGGCGTTCGCCTCGCTGGTCAGCTCCTATGTCTGGGGGCGGCTGGCGGACCTGTCGTCACGGCGGGTGCTGGCGGCTTCGGGATTCGGTGGCGGCATGGCGATGGCGGCGATGCTGGCGCTGCACGGCCTGGGGCTGGGCGCGGCTGCCTGGGCCGGGCCGGTGGTGCTGTTCGTGCTGATGATCGCCTATCACGGGGTGCGGCAGGGCCGGTCGGTCTACCTGGTGGATATGGCCCCGGAGGACGCACGCAGCCGCTATACCGCCGTGGCGAACACCCTGATCGGCGGGCTGCTGCTGGTGTCGGGCGTGTTCGGTGGCGGGCTCAGCCTGATCGGGCCGGCCTGGGCGCTGGCCGGTTTCGCGGCGCTGGCGCTGTGCGGCGGAGTGCTGGCGCTGGCCCTGCTGGAGGAGGTGGAGACGCAGGGCTGA
- a CDS encoding DUF484 family protein, whose amino-acid sequence MSGIPELDAQMRDRIISHPDSILDDKDVMRALIAANEKTMGNNIVDLRGIAMERLEARLDRLEDTHRSVIAAAYENLAGTNQVHRAILRLMDPDEFETFLRDLGGDVAEILGVDCLHLVLESTQDGNDPAVRRLGQVLRVVEPGFVAAYMDGHRHGPDKVVMLRQLQGGREALYAEQADWMLSEACLRLDFGPGRLPGMLLLGSEDPHQFAPQQGTDLLTFFAGVFERTMRRWLS is encoded by the coding sequence ATGAGCGGCATTCCCGAACTCGACGCGCAGATGCGCGATCGCATCATTTCCCATCCCGATTCCATCCTGGACGACAAGGACGTGATGCGCGCCCTGATCGCCGCGAATGAAAAGACGATGGGCAACAACATCGTCGATCTGCGCGGCATCGCCATGGAACGGCTGGAGGCCCGGCTGGACCGGCTGGAGGACACCCACAGGTCGGTGATCGCCGCCGCCTACGAGAACCTCGCCGGCACCAACCAGGTGCATCGCGCGATCCTGCGCCTGATGGACCCCGACGAATTCGAGACGTTCCTGCGCGACCTTGGCGGCGACGTGGCCGAAATACTGGGCGTCGATTGTCTGCACCTGGTGCTGGAAAGCACCCAGGACGGCAACGATCCCGCCGTGCGCCGGCTGGGCCAGGTGCTGCGCGTGGTCGAACCGGGCTTTGTCGCTGCCTACATGGACGGCCACCGTCACGGCCCGGACAAGGTCGTGATGCTGCGCCAGCTGCAAGGCGGGCGGGAGGCGCTGTATGCCGAACAGGCCGACTGGATGCTGTCGGAGGCCTGTCTGCGCCTTGATTTCGGCCCCGGTCGCCTGCCGGGGATGCTGCTGCTGGGATCGGAGGATCCGCATCAATTCGCCCCGCAACAGGGCACCGATCTGCTGACCTTCTTTGCCGGCGTGTTCGAACGTACGATGCGCCGCTGGCTGTCCTGA
- a CDS encoding alpha/beta hydrolase, translating to MAETQFLTNAQGRRIAYHQTPGQGPGVVFLGGFMSDMQGTKATHLEDWCRAQGRAYLRFDYSGHGESNGNFTDGCIGDWAQDAEDAISLLTEGPQILVGSSMGGWISLLMCARLADRVAGLVTIAAAPDFTEDSMWAGFDDILRAKLMKEGRIAIPSDYGSPYPITRRLIEDGRDHLLLDAPIQLPFPVRFLQGTADTDVTTDKAMRLLEAARGADIRLTLVKGADHRFSTPECLDLLTQAIAEVSQP from the coding sequence ATGGCCGAAACCCAGTTCCTGACCAATGCCCAGGGCCGCCGCATCGCCTATCACCAGACGCCCGGACAGGGGCCGGGGGTGGTGTTCCTGGGCGGTTTCATGTCCGACATGCAGGGCACCAAGGCGACGCATCTGGAGGATTGGTGCCGGGCGCAGGGCCGCGCCTATCTGCGGTTCGACTATTCCGGCCACGGTGAAAGCAACGGCAATTTCACCGACGGCTGCATCGGCGACTGGGCACAGGATGCCGAGGACGCGATATCCCTGCTGACGGAGGGGCCTCAGATCCTGGTCGGGTCGTCCATGGGCGGCTGGATCTCCCTGCTGATGTGCGCCCGTTTGGCCGATCGCGTCGCCGGGCTGGTGACCATCGCCGCCGCCCCCGATTTCACCGAGGACAGTATGTGGGCCGGGTTCGACGACATTCTGCGCGCCAAGCTGATGAAGGAAGGGCGGATCGCCATCCCTTCGGATTACGGCAGCCCCTATCCGATCACCCGCCGCCTGATCGAGGACGGTCGCGATCACCTGTTGCTGGACGCGCCGATCCAGCTGCCGTTTCCCGTGCGCTTCCTGCAGGGTACGGCGGACACGGATGTGACCACCGACAAGGCCATGCGCCTGCTGGAGGCCGCCCGTGGCGCCGATATCCGCCTGACGTTGGTCAAGGGCGCCGATCACCGGTTCTCCACCCCCGAATGCCTTGACTTGCTGACTCAGGCGATTGCGGAGGTCAGCCAGCCCTGA
- a CDS encoding alpha/beta fold hydrolase, whose product MSEPLVLIPGLMCDARVFGTLMRSMATERCVTIAMPTRGDRMEAFADSLLSELPQRFALLAYDLGGGVALEMVRKAPQRITRLALLSTSPLADTPQQSADREALLVKARAGRLEDALRAALPLNALDDTPRRRDLQNGYVKMGMDLGVEVLTRQIRALQRRRDQQAALRRLRAPTLVLCGAADTLTPPSRHEFMARMIPDAELAVLDGAGHLPTLEQPDTVRAALQRWLAMPYLLK is encoded by the coding sequence ATGAGCGAACCCCTCGTCCTGATTCCCGGCCTGATGTGTGATGCGCGGGTCTTTGGCACGCTGATGCGGTCGATGGCGACGGAACGCTGCGTGACCATCGCCATGCCCACACGGGGTGACCGGATGGAGGCCTTTGCCGACAGCTTGCTGTCCGAATTGCCGCAGCGCTTTGCCCTGCTGGCCTACGATCTGGGCGGTGGTGTCGCGCTGGAGATGGTGCGCAAGGCGCCGCAGCGGATCACCCGGCTGGCGCTCCTGTCGACCTCGCCATTGGCCGATACGCCGCAGCAATCCGCCGACCGGGAAGCGCTGCTGGTCAAAGCCCGCGCCGGACGGCTGGAGGACGCCCTGCGCGCCGCCCTGCCGCTGAACGCGCTGGACGACACGCCCCGGCGCCGCGATCTTCAGAATGGCTATGTGAAGATGGGGATGGATCTTGGCGTCGAGGTGCTGACCCGTCAGATCCGGGCGCTGCAACGGCGCCGCGACCAGCAGGCGGCGCTGCGGCGGTTGCGGGCGCCGACGCTGGTCCTGTGCGGCGCCGCGGACACCCTGACCCCACCCAGCCGTCACGAGTTCATGGCCAGGATGATCCCCGATGCGGAGCTGGCGGTCCTGGATGGGGCGGGGCACCTGCCGACGCTGGAACAGCCCGACACCGTGCGCGCGGCCCTGCAACGCTGGCTGGCGATGCCCTACCTGCTGAAGTAG